In Phreatobacter aquaticus, a single genomic region encodes these proteins:
- a CDS encoding lytic transglycosylase domain-containing protein: MVPISGRLPRFLLSAGLVVGAIVLREPFSSSALAQESDGDTPLHLLTFARNTAPDTTGSVSAAERAWRPTGPSTGTADAAALGRIIAAAKAGRIEQATAARGQLTDPVARVVAEWAILRSAETPGFARLSAFLRENPGFPAAQRIRMRAEGTLLEENIDGATVRAFYGNRQPTSAKGRIALALALKRAGDTERANRLARETWRAFDLSAETEQALLGGFASAISHADHKARMDRMLHEEQEATAIRAAQRLGPGQVAIARAFLAIGARRSNGGALLAHVPASLHHDPAYLFAKAQWLRREDRATEAAAILINAPRDPAILGKAEDWWTERRVMVRKLIDAGDARTAYRVASTHAVREGASRVDAEFHAGWVALRHLNDAGAGLRHFEAARAAAHTPMSQSRALYWIGRAHEAQSHQAEARRAYEQAARHSTHYYGQLARAKLGLTDLPVRRPQESAEMGGPLVRAVNLLYAAGEPDLARVILADLGLRATDQGQLSGAAEIAARNNDAKGVLTLGKLANNRGLPFDTHAFPTLGIPAYTHVGPEIDRSVVYAIARQESTFDPRALSHAGARGLLQLMPATARATARTYGVAFDQARLLSDPAYNARIGAAHLGELVAEFNGSYILTFVAYNAGRSRAREWIEKYGDPRSPNVDPVDWVERIPFSETRNYVQRVMENVQVYRARLGGGSGLRIEADLRRGRTN, encoded by the coding sequence ATGGTGCCGATTAGTGGCCGTCTGCCCCGCTTTTTATTGTCCGCCGGCCTGGTCGTCGGCGCGATCGTGCTGCGCGAACCTTTCTCCTCCTCCGCCCTTGCCCAGGAGAGCGACGGCGACACGCCGCTGCATCTCCTCACCTTTGCCCGCAACACCGCCCCGGACACGACCGGCTCGGTGAGCGCGGCCGAACGCGCCTGGCGCCCGACCGGTCCGTCGACGGGCACGGCGGATGCCGCGGCCCTTGGACGGATCATTGCAGCGGCCAAGGCCGGCCGGATCGAACAGGCGACCGCGGCCCGAGGCCAGCTAACCGACCCGGTCGCGCGCGTGGTCGCCGAATGGGCGATCCTGCGTTCGGCCGAAACTCCGGGCTTTGCCCGTCTTTCGGCCTTCCTACGCGAGAATCCCGGCTTTCCTGCGGCACAGCGCATCCGCATGCGGGCCGAGGGCACGCTGCTGGAAGAGAATATCGACGGCGCCACCGTCCGCGCCTTCTATGGCAACCGCCAGCCGACCTCCGCCAAGGGACGCATCGCGCTGGCGCTGGCCCTGAAGCGGGCTGGCGACACGGAGCGGGCGAACCGGCTCGCCCGCGAGACCTGGCGCGCATTCGATCTCTCGGCCGAGACCGAACAGGCCCTGCTCGGCGGCTTTGCCTCGGCGATCAGCCATGCCGACCACAAGGCCCGGATGGATCGCATGCTGCACGAGGAGCAGGAGGCGACCGCGATCCGTGCCGCGCAACGGCTTGGCCCCGGACAGGTGGCAATCGCCCGCGCCTTCCTGGCCATCGGCGCCCGCCGCTCCAATGGTGGCGCGCTTCTCGCCCATGTGCCGGCCTCGCTGCACCATGACCCCGCCTATCTGTTCGCGAAGGCCCAGTGGCTCCGCCGCGAGGACCGGGCGACGGAAGCCGCAGCCATCCTGATCAATGCCCCGCGCGATCCCGCCATCCTTGGCAAGGCCGAGGACTGGTGGACCGAGCGGCGCGTCATGGTGCGCAAGCTGATCGATGCCGGCGACGCGCGCACCGCTTACCGGGTCGCCTCCACCCATGCGGTGCGCGAGGGCGCGTCGCGCGTCGATGCCGAGTTCCATGCCGGTTGGGTCGCTTTGCGCCATCTCAACGATGCCGGCGCCGGCCTCCGCCATTTCGAGGCCGCCCGCGCCGCTGCCCACACGCCCATGTCGCAGTCGCGTGCCCTCTACTGGATCGGCCGGGCCCATGAGGCGCAGAGCCACCAGGCCGAGGCCCGCCGCGCCTATGAGCAGGCGGCCCGCCATTCAACCCACTATTACGGCCAGCTCGCCCGCGCCAAACTCGGCCTGACCGACCTGCCCGTCCGCCGCCCGCAGGAATCCGCAGAAATGGGCGGCCCGCTCGTCCGCGCCGTCAATCTGCTCTATGCAGCGGGCGAACCGGATCTGGCACGTGTGATCCTCGCCGATCTCGGACTGCGCGCCACCGACCAGGGCCAGTTGAGCGGCGCCGCCGAGATCGCAGCGCGCAACAATGACGCCAAGGGGGTTTTGACCCTTGGCAAGCTCGCCAACAATCGCGGCCTGCCCTTTGACACCCATGCCTTCCCGACGCTCGGCATTCCCGCCTATACCCATGTCGGGCCGGAGATCGACCGGTCCGTGGTCTATGCCATCGCGCGCCAGGAATCGACGTTCGACCCGCGCGCCCTTAGCCATGCCGGGGCCCGCGGCCTGCTGCAGCTCATGCCGGCTACCGCACGCGCGACCGCCCGCACCTATGGCGTCGCCTTCGACCAGGCCCGGCTGCTTTCCGACCCCGCCTACAATGCGCGGATCGGCGCTGCCCATCTCGGCGAGCTCGTGGCCGAGTTCAACGGCAGCTACATCCTGACCTTCGTCGCCTACAATGCCGGCCGGTCGCGGGCCCGCGAATGGATCGAGAAATACGGCGAT